In Altererythrobacter aquiaggeris, the genomic stretch CAGCTGGCTGGCCCACAGGACCAGTTCTTCAGCCAGACGTGACAGATGCAGCGAACATTGCGCCGCTGCCATCAGGTAATCGAGCGCAAAATCGCGGTCGGACACGGCGTCCAGACTGTTGGCTGTCGGATTGTCGAAACCCAGAGCCCGCGCGGTTGCATCGCGGTCGATCGGAAAACCGGTTCCCGCCAATGCCGCGCTGCCCAGCGGGGACTGGTTCAGCCTGACTCTGGCATCGGCAAATCGCGACCGGTCGCGGCGGATCATTTCATAATAGGCCATCAGATGATGGCCCAGCGTCACCGGCTGCGCTGTTTGCAAGTGTGTGAAGCCGGGCATCACGCTCCCCGCGTGTTCGCCGGCGCGTGTGACCAGCGCCCGCTGCAAATTCTCCAGCCCCTTGTCGGCAACTGCGATGGCATCCCTGACCCACATCTTGAAATCGGTCGCGACCTGATCGTTGCGGCTTCGGGCAGTGTGCAATCTCCCGGCAACCGGACCGATCAGTTCGGTCAGCCGGCTTTCGGTCGTCATATGAATGTCTTCCAGATCCCAGTCTTCACGGACGCCGTTCTGTTCATATTCGGCTGCAATCTGTGCGAGCCCTTGCAAGATCGCCTCTGCATCGGTGCCGGTAATGATTGACTGCGCTGCGAGCATGGCGACGTGCGCCTTGCTGGCGGTGATGTCCTGCTTCCACAGGACCTTGTCGAACGGTATGGAAGCGTTAATCTCACGCATGATTGCAGACGGACCGCCCGCGAACCGTCCACCCCACATCTGGTTGGAGCCTTCCTTGCCCTTTAGAATGTCTTTGTCGCTCACGCTTGGCTTCCTGACGCTGTCTCTGGCTTCATGCGATAGGGGCCAGCAAGAAACCACGCAACCGGATAGCGCCGAGGTAAACCCTGCTTCTCTGACAGGAAAACTTGACCGAAGTTTTGCGGGCGAACTTATGCCGGCGATCGCGATAAGCGATCCCGGTGGCCGCCAGCTTAATACGGCAGCACTGCAAAATGCGCCGGTACTGCTTAATTTGTGGGCGACATGGTGCGCGCCGTGCGTCGAAGAAATGCCCATGCTCGATGCGCTGGCAAGCGATTATGGTGACCGGTTGCGCGTTTTGACGGTGAGCCAGGATTTGCAAGGCGCCGACAAGGTGCCTGCATTTTTTGCCAAGAACGACTTTGCCAATCTGGAACCCTGGCTCGATCCGGACAATTCGCTCAGTTTTCATTACGGCGCGAATACGGTGCTACCGATGACTGTGCTGTATGATGCGCAGGGTATGGAAATCTGGCGGATGGTTGGCGGATACGACTGGAGTGCACCCGAGGCGCGCGGATTGATTGACGAAGCGCTTGGCGCTGAATGACCACACAATAGCCGGGTGTGTTTGGGGAAAAGTGACGCCGCCAGTAACGCCGCAAGTCGCCGAAAATTGATTGGCCGGTTAAAAATTTTATCCGGCACAGCAATGGTCTGCGGATCATTTTCGCTGCAAATAATGGTGGGCGGTAACGGGTTCGAACCGCTGACCCTCTCGGTGTAAACGAGATGCTCTACCAGCTGAGCTAACCGCCCCACTATGGCGCACTGGATACTGCGCTGCGGGCCATTTAGCGCGTTTTCGGCCTATGTCCATATCATGCAGCGGTATCGGTGCAGAAAAATCACGCCAATGTTACCGAACCGCGGCCGAGTTCGACAAAATAGCGCGCCATGGCATCGGAGGCTTTGTCGGTCAGTGCGATGAATGCACGGCGTTTGTCAGCTTCGTCTTCCACCCTTTCAAGCAGGCCGGCGTCGGTCAGTTGATTGATCCAGCGCAGGGCCGTGGTCGGGGGGACGCCCGATGCGATGCACAGCGATGTCACTGATACACGGACGTGTTCGGCGCGCGCGGCTGTCAGATCAAGCAGGATATCCCACGCCGGATCGGCGAACATTTCGCTATCGAAAAAGCGCCCGCGCAATTGGCGTTGCCGAATCATCTGCCGAACCAGCCGCGGGTCCGGCAGTGGAGGACGGGCCTGACGCACCAGCCGTTCATTGCCGTCAGCCGGCCCGCTTGCCTCACCGTTAAAGTCCGGCTTGGGCGATTCGAACCGGAAGGCACCGCCGCTTTCGCTTTGCCCTTTCATGGAAAGCGATTCGAGCCGTCCGGCAATTTCACCGACCTGCTCCGTCAATCTGAGCAAAGTCCGGCGATCATCTTCGGACAGTTCCCTGACCCTCAAGCCGGGAATTTGTGCCAGAACCCGGCCCAATGCCACGATCCGGTCGCCGCGTTCGGGATCAACCAGTATTTGCGGTGTCGACCGGTCCATGCAGGCAAACACTTCATCAAGCGTGTCCACGGCGGTGGAGACAACCACATATGCCCCGGCCTGCGCGGCGCGGACATCCATACGCGACAATGCCGCAGCCGAGGCCGCGTCCAGAACCGGACAGTCGAGCAGAACAACTTCGCCGATCGGGCGAGCATTACCCCCCAACAGCGAAGCGACATCGCCAACTTCATGGATGCGAAAGCCGGCCTCTTCGGCATCTTCGCGCATTATATCACGAATATGCGGCCGATTTGCGAAAACCGAAACCGAAACGCCGAGTTCGAGGTCGTTTGCAGATTGCGTGTCGTAACTGAAATCTGCCTGACCCATGATTCGCTCCTCCGTATATAGGAACATACGTAGAACAAATTTGGTTGCTGTCAACAAATCAGCGTGTAACGGGTGGATCGGGAGCGTGCTAGCCGGGCTTCATCGGCGTATTTCAATCACAGTTCCATCGGGGACCGCTTGCCACAGTTCGGCAATTTCCGCGTTGGTGACTGCAATACAGCCATCGGTCCAGTCGCCTGGCACTCTGCCCGCAGGCAGCGCGTTGGGTTGACCGTGAATGAAGATATCGCCGCCGGGCGAGCGGCCCTGCCGGGCTGCAAATTCGCGGTCCGCTGCGTTGGGATAGGATATTCGCAGTGACAGATGGTAGGCGCTGCGGGGATTGCGCGTATCGATCGTATAGCGGCCTTCGGGAGTGCGTTCGTCACCTTCGAATTGCTTATGTCCGATCGGTGCATCGCCAAACTGGATGCCGGAATAAGTCCTGATCAGCTTGCTTTCTGCATAAAGCGATATCGTGCGCTCGGACTTATCGACCAAAACAAAATCGGCTTGCGGTAACGGCGTCCCGATTTTGGGAGCGCACGCTGCCAGCAGTACCAGGGCCATCGACGCGACAAGTTTTCTCACCCGGCCACCATACGCACGGTAAATCCCCGGCTCAATCCATGAACGGATCGCGCACCAGAATCGTGTCTTCGCGTTCGGGGCTGGTCGAAACCAGCGCAATCGGCGTTTCGATCAATTCCTGCACCCGCTGGATATATTTGATCGCATTCGCCGGAAGATCGGCCCAGCTCCGCGCGCCCGCAGTGGTTTCGCTCCAACCCTCCAGCTCTTCGTAAATCGGTTCGACCTCGGCCTGATCGGCTGCATGGGCAGGCAGATAATCCATTACCTTGCCGCGCAGGCGGTACCCGGTACATATCTTGACCGTATCAAA encodes the following:
- a CDS encoding L,D-transpeptidase family protein, with the translated sequence MALVLLAACAPKIGTPLPQADFVLVDKSERTISLYAESKLIRTYSGIQFGDAPIGHKQFEGDERTPEGRYTIDTRNPRSAYHLSLRISYPNAADREFAARQGRSPGGDIFIHGQPNALPAGRVPGDWTDGCIAVTNAEIAELWQAVPDGTVIEIRR
- a CDS encoding TlpA disulfide reductase family protein, producing the protein MSLSLTLGFLTLSLASCDRGQQETTQPDSAEVNPASLTGKLDRSFAGELMPAIAISDPGGRQLNTAALQNAPVLLNLWATWCAPCVEEMPMLDALASDYGDRLRVLTVSQDLQGADKVPAFFAKNDFANLEPWLDPDNSLSFHYGANTVLPMTVLYDAQGMEIWRMVGGYDWSAPEARGLIDEALGAE
- the argH gene encoding argininosuccinate lyase, whose amino-acid sequence is MWGGRFAGGPSAIMREINASIPFDKVLWKQDITASKAHVAMLAAQSIITGTDAEAILQGLAQIAAEYEQNGVREDWDLEDIHMTTESRLTELIGPVAGRLHTARSRNDQVATDFKMWVRDAIAVADKGLENLQRALVTRAGEHAGSVMPGFTHLQTAQPVTLGHHLMAYYEMIRRDRSRFADARVRLNQSPLGSAALAGTGFPIDRDATARALGFDNPTANSLDAVSDRDFALDYLMAAAQCSLHLSRLAEELVLWASQLFGFIRLPDALSTGSSIMPQKKNPDAAELVRGHSGRIIGAATALMVTMKGLPLAYSKDMQNDKPPVFEAASLLELSLAAMAAMIAETQFNVDNMRAAAERGYATATDLADWLVTKADIPFREAHHITGEAVRLAEQQGKALGELALSDLKAIDARIDERVFSALSIDASVAARASYGGTAPSEVRQRVAEARLALGMEE
- a CDS encoding winged helix DNA-binding protein is translated as MGQADFSYDTQSANDLELGVSVSVFANRPHIRDIMREDAEEAGFRIHEVGDVASLLGGNARPIGEVVLLDCPVLDAASAAALSRMDVRAAQAGAYVVVSTAVDTLDEVFACMDRSTPQILVDPERGDRIVALGRVLAQIPGLRVRELSEDDRRTLLRLTEQVGEIAGRLESLSMKGQSESGGAFRFESPKPDFNGEASGPADGNERLVRQARPPLPDPRLVRQMIRQRQLRGRFFDSEMFADPAWDILLDLTAARAEHVRVSVTSLCIASGVPPTTALRWINQLTDAGLLERVEDEADKRRAFIALTDKASDAMARYFVELGRGSVTLA